The genome window GCACAGGGCCGTCCGCCACCCGGACGGGGGAGCGTGCGTGGGCGGCGGCGCTGGCGTGCCGGACCACGGGGTAACGTGTGCCCACTCTCAGCCAGGAGGTGACAGGGTGGCGGACCTGCTGCTGCTCACGCCTGCGTCCGGGGGTTCGGCACAGGTGCTACCCGCCTTGGGGCTCCTGTCCCACCGGGTCAGGGTCCTTCCCGTCGAACCGTCCGCGCTCGTGGACGCCCCGGACGCGGACATCGTCGTGCTCGACGCACGCCGCGACCTCGTCACCGCACGCACCACGTGTCGCCTGCTGCGCGCCACCGGTCTGACCGTGCCGCTGGTGCTCGTGCTCACCGAGGGCGGCCTGACGGTCGTCACCGCCGAGTGGGGCGCGAACGACATCATCCTCGAGCACGCGACGCCGGCCGAGGTCGAGACGCGGTTCCGGCTCGTCATGGAGCACGCCGCGGCGTCGTCCTACGACGACGCACCACAGGAGATCTCGTCGGGCGAGCTGACGATCGACGCCGGCGGGTACACCGCCCGGCTGCGCGGCCGCCCGCTCGACCTCACGTACAAGGAGTTCGAGCTCCTCAAGTACCTCGTGCAGCACCCGGGGCGCGTGTTCACGCGCGCCCAGCTGCTGCAGGAGGTCTGGGGCTACGACTACTACGGGGGCACGCGCACGGTCGACGTCCACGTGCGCCGGCTGCGCGCCAAGCTGGGCCCCGAGCACGAGCAGCTCATCGGCACGGTGCGCAACGTGGGCTACCGGTTCGACCCGCCCAAGGAGCGCCGCGCGGTCGACGAGCGCGCCGACGTCCCGGAGCCCGCGGGCACCTGAGGGGACGCGCCGGCGCTGCGGGCACGAGGTGGTGCGCCGCGCCGACGCGCCTCCTGGGGAGCCGCCGCGCCCACGTCGGTAGAGTCGACCCTCGGTGCGCCGGGAAGTCTGGTCGGCAACGACTCACCCGACCCCTGGAGAGGTACGCCTGTGCCCACATCACCGTCCGGCAGCCCGCAGCGACCCACGCGCACCCTGTTCTCCGCTCTGAGCAAGGGCAGCGAGCGCAACCTCGCCGACACGCTGCGCGACGAGCGCACGGGCGGCCTGCTGCTGCTCGCGGGCGCGGTCGCCGCGCTCCTGTGGGCGAACCTCGCGCCCGACTCCTACCGGGCCGTCAGCGGGACCGTCGTCGGCCCGGCCGCGCTGCACCTGGACCTCGACCTCGCGCACTGGGCGGCCGACGGCCTGCTCGCGATCTTCTTCTTCGTGGTCGGGCTCGAGCTCAAGCGCGAGATCGTCGTGGGCGAGCTGCGGCACGTGGCCACGGCGGCGCTGCCCGCCGCCGCGGCCGTCGGCGGCATGGCCGTGCCCGCGGCGATCTACCTCGCCGTCAACACCGCGATGCCCGGTGGTGCACCGCAGGGGTGGGCCGTCCCCACCGCCACCGACATCGCGTTCGCCGTGGGCGTGCTCGCGGTCGTCGGGCGCGGCGTCCCGGTCGCGCTGCGCGCCTTCCTGCTGACGCTCGCGGTCGTGGACGACCTCCTCGCGATCATCATCATCGCGGTCGGCTTCACCGACACGGTGACGGTGGGGCTGCTGGTCGGGTCGCTCGCGTGCGTCGCGGTCTTCGCGCTCGCGCTGCGACGCGGCGTGCGCACGCCCTTCCTGCTCGTCCCGCTCGCGCTCGCGTCGTGGGCGCTGCTGCACGCGTCGGGCGTGCACGCGACGATCGCCGGCGTCCTGCTGGGCTTCGCGGTGCCCGCACTGCCGGGGTCCGCCTCGCCGGGCGCGCCGGCGACCGACGAGAACGCCGACCACTCCCTCGCGGAGCGGTACGAGCACCTGTGGCGCCCCCTGTCCGCCGGGTTCGCCGTGCCGGTTTTCGCGCTGTTCGCGGCGGGCGTCACGGTCGATCTGACGTCGATCGGGGCGACCTTCGCCGACCCCGTCGCGCTCGGCGTCGTCCTGGGGCTCGTGCTCGGCAAGCCGCTCGGCATCACGCTGGCGACGGTGCTGGTCGCGCGGTTCACGCGCGCGCGGCTGGCGCCCGGGCTGGGCTGGTGGGACGTGGTCGGCGTCGGCCTGCTCGGGGGCATCGGCTTCACGGTGTCGCTGCTGGTGGCCTCGCTCGCGTTCGGTGCCGGGTCGGTCAACGACGAGCACGCGGTCGTCGGCGTGCTCGCGGCGTCCCTGCTCGCCGCGCTGGTCGGCGGCGCCGTGCTGTCGTGGCGCGGCCGCGTGCACGCTGCCCGAGCCGCCGCTGCCTCCGAGGGCAGTCCGGGGACGGACGGGCCCACGGCGGGCCACGACCCGGGGGCGACCGGGTAGGTTGCACCCGATGACCTCCGTCGACTCCGCGTCGCTCCTCATCGAGGGGCCCTGGCAGCACCGGTTCGTGACAGCGAACGGCGCCCGGTTCCACGTCGCCACGGCGGGGGACCAGGACGCGCCGCTCGTGCTGCTCCTGCACGGCGTCCCGCAGCTGTGGTGGGCGTGGCGCCACCAGCTCCCCGTGCTCGCGGCCGCCGGCTACCGCGTCGCGGCGATGGACCTGCGCGGGACCGGTGGGTCCGACAAGCCCCCGCAGGGGTACGACGTGCCGACGCTCGCGGCCGACGTCGCCGGCGTCGTGCGCTCGCTCGGCGCGGGCTCGGCGGTCGTCGTCGGCTCGGGGACGGGCGGTGACGTCGCGTGGGCGACCGCGGCGTACCACCCGCAGGTCGTGCGGGCGCTGGGCGTGCTGGGCGCACCGCACCCGCTGGACGCCCTCGCGGTGCCGCGCACCCCGCCCGGCCCCGCAGCCGCGGCGGTGCTGGCGTTCGCGCAGCTGCCGTCGCTGCCGGAGCGCTCGATGGTGCGCGGCGACCTCGTGGACCGCATGCTCACGCACTGGGGCGGCGTCCCCGGGCTGCCCGGGCGCGAGGCGACCGCGACGTACCGCCGCGCCGTGCGCGTGCCGTTCGCGGCGCACAGCCAGCTCGAGCTGCTGCGGTGGCTGGTGCGCTCGACGCCCCGGCCCGACGGCCGCCGGTACCGCGCGGTGCTGCGGGCCGCACGTCCGGTCCCGGTGCTGCAGGTCCACGGCCTGCGCGACGGGCTCCGGCCCGCGTCGTCGGCGGCGCTGCGGTCGACGACGGCAGCCCGCCCCTACCGCCTGGAGCTGGTGCACGCCGCCGGGCACTACCTGACGGACCAGGCGCCCGGCCTGGTGGGAGAGCTGCTCGTGGACTGGCTGACCGAGGTCGACGCCGTCAGCCCTTGAGCATCGCCGCAGCCTTGACGGGGTCCGTCTCGCCGATGCCCGCCGACGGGCAGAGCGCCGCGACCGGGCACGCCCCGCACGCGGGGCGCCGGGCGAAGCACGTGCGCCGCCCGTGGAAGATCAGCCGGTGCGACGCCATCGTCCACTCCCGCCGCTCCAGCAGCGCCCCGAGCTCGGCCTCGATGACGACGGGGTCCTCGCTCGTGGTGTAGCCGAGCCGCTGCGACAGCCGCTGCACGTGCGTGTCGACCGCGATCCCCGGCACGCCGAACGCGTTGCCGAGCACGACGTTGGCGGTCTTGCGGCCCACGCCCGGCAGCGTCACCAGGTCCTCCATCCGGCGCGGCACCTGCCCGCCGAAGCGCTCCACCAGGGCCGTCCCGATGCCGACCACGGCCTGCGCCTTGGCACGGTAGAACCCGACGGGCTGCAGCACGTCCTCGAGGTCCCGCACGTCGGCACCGGCCATCGCGGCGGCGTCCGGCCACCGGTCGAAGACCTCGGGCGTGGTGGCGTTGACGCGGACGTCGGTGGTCTGCGCCGACAGCACCGTCGCGATCAGCAGCTCCAGCGGGTTGCGGAAGTTCAGCTCGCAGCGCGCGTCGGGGTACCGCTCGGTCAGCAGCCGGTCGACGCGACGGGCGCGTCGTGTCCGGGCGAGCTGGCTCTCCTGCACAGGTGCGTCCACGCCGTGAGCCTACGTGGCGCAGGCCACACTCCCGCCCGCGTGCGTGGTACGGACCGCGTCGTGGCCGCCTGCGCGTTGCTCCTGGCGGGTGAACAGACCGTCAGGATCACCCCGGAACGGTCAAGTGCCCGCCGCGTCGGACCGAGTCCCCTGACGTGACGTCGCCCGTCGAACCCCTGCACCACCTGCGCCTCGAGCGCCGCGCGCTGCGCGCCGAGCGCGACCGGGTGGGCTGGTGGCGCCGCGTCGTGCGGGCCCGTATGGATCTCGCCGTCGCCGGTGCAGCGGGGCCCGGCGCGCTCGGCGAGGAGGTCGCCTTCGTGCTGCCGCTCGAGGTGTCCCTGCGGGTGCCGCGACCGGGTGAGCTGCACGAGGCGCTGCCGGGCGGCGACGCGGGGCACGAGGTCGGCCGGCTCACGGCGCTGCGCTCCCTCGACCAGCGGCTGGCCGCCTACGAGGCCGGCGTCGCCGAGGCGCTCGAGCGCGCCACCGGGCGTCTGGTCGCACGGCTGGCCGACGACCCGGCGGCCGCGGCGTACCCGCGGAGGGCCGCAGCCGACGGTCTCTGACGGCCCTGCGGGACGTCGCGAGCCCGCGAACTTGCGCCCTGCACCCCTCTGCACGCGGTGCCGACGCGCGCCGTCCCCCGGATGGGGCAGACTGGCAGACGGGCGTCCGGCCCTGCTGCCGGACAGGACGCGGCCCGCGCTCGATCGCGGGAAGAGGGGAAGGAACCGCCGTGGCGGAGGACATCGTGCTGACGGCGCCACTGTTCGCGGGCATGGACGAGGAGTCGTCCCGGGCACTCATCGACTCGATGAAGGTGCTCGACGCCTCGCGGGGTGACGTGCTGTTCCACGAGGGCGAGCCGGGCGACCGGCTCTACCTGGTGCGTGACGGCAAGATCAAGCTGGGGCGTCGCTCCAACGACGGGCGCGAGAACCTCCTCGCCGTGCTCGGCCCGGGCGAGATGTTCGGCGAGCTGTCGCTGTTCGATCCCGGCCCGCGCACCGCGACCGCGACGGTCGTCGCGGACGCCGTCGTCCTCGAGCTGGGCCACCGCGACCTCATCACGTGGCTGGCGGACAAGCCGATGGTCGCCGAGCACCTGCTGCAGGCGCTCGCGCGGCGGCTGCGCCGCACCAACGAGGCCCTGGCGGACCTGGTGTTCTCCGACGTCCCGGGCCGCGTCGCCAAGGCGCTGCTCGACCTGTCGACGCGCTTCGGTCAGCAGGTCGACGAGGGCATCCGGGTGGCGCACGACCTGACGCAGGAGGAGCTCGCGCAGCTCGTTGGTGCGTCGCGCGAGACGGTCAACAAGGCGCTCGCCGACTTCGCCGCGCGCGGCTGGGTGCGGCGCGAGGGCCGCGCGGTCGTGCTGCTCGACGTCGACCGCCTGGAGCGGCGCGCACGCTGAGCACGCGGGGCCGGCCGCGACGGCCGGCCCCGGCGCGTCAGTCCGTCTCGACGACGATCTCGATCTCGAGGGGTGCGTCCATCGGCAGCACCGCGACGCCCACGGCGGAGCGTGCGTGGATGCCGGCGTCCCCGAAGACCTCGTGCAGCAGCAGGCTCGTGCCGTTGACGACGGCCGGCTGCCCGGTGAACGCCGCGTCGCTCGCGACGAAGCCGACGACCTTGACGACGCGGCGCACACGGTCGAGGGCCCGTGCGGGGTCGTCGTCCGGGCCCTCCGCGGCGAGCAGCGCACCCACGGCCGCCAGCGCGTTGAGGCCCGCGGTTCGCGCGAGCGCGACGGCCGTCTCGACGTCGACCTCGGCACCGAGCTTGCCCGTCACCGGCAGGGCACCCGCCACGAACGGCAGCTGCCCGGACGTCCAGACGTGGGCGCCGCTGCGCACGGCCGGCACGTAGGCGGCCAGGGGCGCCGCGACGTCCGGCAGGGTCAGGCCCAGCTCGGCCAGGCGTGCCGCGACGCGGCCCTCGCCCGCGCTCACGCGACCGGCTTGGGCCGCTTGAGGTAGGCCACGAGCCCGGCGTCGGGACCCTGGATCACCGTCACGAGCTCCCACCCGTCCGACCCCCACTGGTCGAGGATCGCCTTGGTGGCATGGATGATGAGCGGAACGGTCACGTACTCCCACTGGGTCGCCATGCGCCCACCCTAGTGGCGCCCCCGGCCGGTGGAAGCGCTCACACGACCCCCGCCAGAGCGA of Cellulomonas dongxiuzhuiae contains these proteins:
- a CDS encoding winged helix-turn-helix transcriptional regulator, with product MADLLLLTPASGGSAQVLPALGLLSHRVRVLPVEPSALVDAPDADIVVLDARRDLVTARTTCRLLRATGLTVPLVLVLTEGGLTVVTAEWGANDIILEHATPAEVETRFRLVMEHAAASSYDDAPQEISSGELTIDAGGYTARLRGRPLDLTYKEFELLKYLVQHPGRVFTRAQLLQEVWGYDYYGGTRTVDVHVRRLRAKLGPEHEQLIGTVRNVGYRFDPPKERRAVDERADVPEPAGT
- a CDS encoding RidA family protein, with the protein product MSAGEGRVAARLAELGLTLPDVAAPLAAYVPAVRSGAHVWTSGQLPFVAGALPVTGKLGAEVDVETAVALARTAGLNALAAVGALLAAEGPDDDPARALDRVRRVVKVVGFVASDAAFTGQPAVVNGTSLLLHEVFGDAGIHARSAVGVAVLPMDAPLEIEIVVETD
- the nhaA gene encoding Na+/H+ antiporter NhaA, with amino-acid sequence MPTSPSGSPQRPTRTLFSALSKGSERNLADTLRDERTGGLLLLAGAVAALLWANLAPDSYRAVSGTVVGPAALHLDLDLAHWAADGLLAIFFFVVGLELKREIVVGELRHVATAALPAAAAVGGMAVPAAIYLAVNTAMPGGAPQGWAVPTATDIAFAVGVLAVVGRGVPVALRAFLLTLAVVDDLLAIIIIAVGFTDTVTVGLLVGSLACVAVFALALRRGVRTPFLLVPLALASWALLHASGVHATIAGVLLGFAVPALPGSASPGAPATDENADHSLAERYEHLWRPLSAGFAVPVFALFAAGVTVDLTSIGATFADPVALGVVLGLVLGKPLGITLATVLVARFTRARLAPGLGWWDVVGVGLLGGIGFTVSLLVASLAFGAGSVNDEHAVVGVLAASLLAALVGGAVLSWRGRVHAARAAAASEGSPGTDGPTAGHDPGATG
- the nth gene encoding endonuclease III; translation: MDAPVQESQLARTRRARRVDRLLTERYPDARCELNFRNPLELLIATVLSAQTTDVRVNATTPEVFDRWPDAAAMAGADVRDLEDVLQPVGFYRAKAQAVVGIGTALVERFGGQVPRRMEDLVTLPGVGRKTANVVLGNAFGVPGIAVDTHVQRLSQRLGYTTSEDPVVIEAELGALLERREWTMASHRLIFHGRRTCFARRPACGACPVAALCPSAGIGETDPVKAAAMLKG
- a CDS encoding alpha/beta fold hydrolase encodes the protein MTSVDSASLLIEGPWQHRFVTANGARFHVATAGDQDAPLVLLLHGVPQLWWAWRHQLPVLAAAGYRVAAMDLRGTGGSDKPPQGYDVPTLAADVAGVVRSLGAGSAVVVGSGTGGDVAWATAAYHPQVVRALGVLGAPHPLDALAVPRTPPGPAAAAVLAFAQLPSLPERSMVRGDLVDRMLTHWGGVPGLPGREATATYRRAVRVPFAAHSQLELLRWLVRSTPRPDGRRYRAVLRAARPVPVLQVHGLRDGLRPASSAALRSTTAARPYRLELVHAAGHYLTDQAPGLVGELLVDWLTEVDAVSP
- a CDS encoding Crp/Fnr family transcriptional regulator, producing MAEDIVLTAPLFAGMDEESSRALIDSMKVLDASRGDVLFHEGEPGDRLYLVRDGKIKLGRRSNDGRENLLAVLGPGEMFGELSLFDPGPRTATATVVADAVVLELGHRDLITWLADKPMVAEHLLQALARRLRRTNEALADLVFSDVPGRVAKALLDLSTRFGQQVDEGIRVAHDLTQEELAQLVGASRETVNKALADFAARGWVRREGRAVVLLDVDRLERRAR